The Apium graveolens cultivar Ventura chromosome 6, ASM990537v1, whole genome shotgun sequence genome contains a region encoding:
- the LOC141666748 gene encoding large ribosomal subunit protein uL3y, whose amino-acid sequence MSHRKFEHPRHGSLGFLPRKRAARHRGKVKAFPKDDPAKPCRLTAFLGYKAGMTHIVREVEKPGSKLHKKETCEAVTIIEAPPMIVVGVVGYVKTPRGLRSLSTVWAQHLNEEVKRRFYKNWCKSKKRAFSKYSKKFESEEGKKDIESQLEKMKKYCTVIRVLAHTQIRKMKGLKQKKAHLMEIQVNGGNVAKKVDFAYSFFEKQVPIDAVFQKDEMIDIIGVTKGKGYEGVVTRWGVTRLPRKTHRGLRKVACIGAWHPARVSYTVARAGQNGYHHRTEMNKKIYKLGKSGQESHSAITEFDRTEKDITPMGGFPHYGVVKDDYILIKGCCVGPKKRVVTLRQSLLTQTSRLAMEEIKLKFIDTSSKFGHGRFQTEEEKARFYGRLKA is encoded by the exons ATGTCTCATCGCAAGTTCGAACACCCAAGGCACGGTTCCTTAGGATTTCTTCCGAGGAAGAGGGCAGCACGTCATAGAGGCAAAG TGAAGGCTTTCCCAAAAGACGATCCCGCAAAACCATGCAGATTGACTGCGTTCCTTGGCTACAAAGCTGGGATGACTCATATTGTTAGAGAAGTTGAAAAACCTGGGTCAA AGCTGCACAAGAAAGAGACTTGTGAAGCTGTGACAATTATTGAAGCGCCACCAATGATTGTTGTTGGTGTCGTTGGTTATGTGAAAACACCCCGAGGCCTTCGTTCACTCAGTACTGTTTGGGCCCAACATCTGAATGAAGAAGTGAAAAGGAGGTTCTATAAGAACTGGTGCAAGTCTAAGAAAAGGGCTTTTAGCAAGTACTCAAAGAAGTTCGAAAGTGAAGAAGGGAAAAAGGATATTGAATCACAACTGGAGAAAATGAAGAAATACTGCACTGTGATACGTGTTCTTGCTCACACACAG ATTCGGAAGATGAAAGGGCTAAAGCAGAAGAAGGCTCACTTGATGGAGATACAAGTGAACGGGGGAAATGTTGCTAAAAAGGTTGACTTTGCTTATAGCTTTTTTGAGAAACAGGTTCCTATTGATGCTGTCTTTCAAAAGGATGAGATGATTGACATAATAGGGGTGACCAAGGGCAAGGGTTATGAAGGTGTTGTGACGCGTTGGGGCGTCACCCGTCTTCCTCGCAAGACACATCGTGGTCTCCGCAAGGTTGCTTGTATAGGTGCTTGGCATCCGGCCAGGGTTTCATACACAGTTGCTAGAGCTGGACAAAATGGTTATCATCATCGTACTGAGATGAATAAAAAGATTTACAAGTTGGGCAAGTCAGGTCAGGAAAGCCATTCTGCCATAACCGAGTTTGACAG GACTGAGAAGGATATCACACCCATGGGTGGTTTCCCCCATTATGGTGTTGTGAAAGATGACTACATTTTGATCAAGGGATGCTGCGTGGGACCTAAAAAGAGGGTTGTCACCCTGAGGCAGTCACTGTTGACCCAGACGTCTAGGCTTGCAATGGAGGAAATCAAACTGAAGTTCATAGATACATCTTCCAAGTTTGGCCATGGTCGTTTCCAGACAGAGGAGGAAAAGGCTAGATTCTATGGTCGACTCAAAGcttga
- the LOC141663788 gene encoding uncharacterized protein LOC141663788, whose protein sequence is MSEFDSERAKPWNIYTGSQPNPSQAGVDRQAPWKNFGTSMNAISFGFVATAILISMFLIMAIFEHLFRPTASFSSLEDGTNRPAESRRMQKLGHQPVVPTSYASDFSVVMPGQRCPTFIAQPAPLPCKREGASWPSHEHTYSLHRL, encoded by the exons ATGAGTGAATTCGATTCAGAAAGAGCAAAGCCATGGAACATTTATACTGGTTCACAACCTAATCCATCACAAGCAGGTGTTGATCGCCAAGCTCCATGGAAAAACTTTGGAACTTCCATGAATGCAATTTCTTTTGGATTTGTTGCCACAGCAATATTAATATCAATGTTTCTTATCATGGCAATTTTCGAACATCTTTTTAGACCAACTGCTTCTTTCTCTTCTCTCGAAGATGGTACTAACAGACCCGCAGAATCCAGAAGAATGCAGAAACTTGGACATCAACCCGTG GTACCAACATCGTATGCATCTGATTTTTCTGTAGTGATGCCAGGACAGCGGTGTCCGACTTTCATTGCACAACCTGCTCCTCTACCATGTAAAAGGGAAGGTGCCTCTTGGCCATCCCATGAACATACTTACTCCTTGCACAGATTATAG